Proteins encoded within one genomic window of Amycolatopsis sp. 2-15:
- a CDS encoding histidine phosphatase family protein, whose product MSTVILLRHGKSTANGSGVLAGRTPKVGLDDTGRTQAEKLVERLGDVPVAELVVSPMLRCKQTVTPLATALGLDKTVEPRLSEVDYGEWTGRELKTLVKEPLWRVVQSHPSAAVFPGGEGLAAMQARAVAAIRAHDARITAEHGDHAVWIACSHGDVIKAVLADALGQHLDAFQRIVVDPASVSVVRYTETRPFVLRVNENGGDLKGIVPPPPKKKTGRGKKAGDSDAVVGGSTGR is encoded by the coding sequence GTGAGTACGGTCATCTTGCTGCGGCACGGGAAGTCCACCGCGAACGGGTCCGGCGTCCTGGCGGGGCGCACGCCGAAGGTCGGTCTCGACGACACCGGCCGCACGCAGGCCGAGAAGCTGGTCGAGCGGCTGGGCGACGTGCCGGTCGCCGAGCTGGTGGTGTCGCCGATGTTGCGGTGCAAGCAGACGGTGACGCCGTTGGCGACCGCGCTGGGTCTGGACAAGACCGTGGAGCCGCGCCTGTCCGAAGTGGACTACGGCGAGTGGACCGGTCGCGAGCTGAAGACGCTGGTCAAGGAGCCGCTGTGGCGGGTGGTCCAGTCCCACCCGTCGGCGGCGGTGTTCCCCGGCGGTGAGGGCCTGGCCGCGATGCAGGCCCGCGCGGTGGCGGCGATCCGCGCCCACGATGCCCGCATCACGGCCGAGCACGGCGACCACGCCGTGTGGATCGCCTGCAGCCACGGCGACGTGATCAAGGCGGTGCTGGCCGACGCCCTTGGCCAGCACCTCGACGCGTTCCAGCGCATCGTGGTGGACCCGGCGTCGGTGTCGGTGGTCCGCTACACCGAGACCCGGCCGTTCGTGTTGCGGGTGAACGAGAACGGCGGCGACCTCAAGGGCATCGTGCCGCCGCCGCCGAAGAAGAAGACCGGCCGAGGCAAGAAGGCGGGGGACAGCGACGCCGTGGTCGGAGGCAGCACCGGGCGCTGA
- a CDS encoding glycosyltransferase family 4 protein, with amino-acid sequence MTSTQSAGSSLRVLVVTESYPPQVNGVAHTASRAAEHLARRGHSPLVVAPTAPIALRTVTVADSGDSPVVRAPALSWPGYPDVRMALPTGVVGRAIAAHRPDVVHLSSPLLLGAHAVRAALKRRVPIVAVYETDVAAYCRSYAPRVPGGAKYVWRRLRGIHGPADRTIVSSSASKLALEEQGIPRIHLLPHGVDAVRFDPRHRDPELHRRLAPNGEVLVGYVGRLAPDKHVELLRGVCGLPGVRVVVVGDGPNGPRLRAALPDATFLGMRVGDELARIYASLDVFAHTGPFETFGLTVQEAMASGLPVVAPAAGGPLDLVEHGRTGFLVPPLDETALRDAVRHLVESPAQRAAFGAAARAFALRHTWEAAGDCLISHYRQVLDERAQLATGPAFGSSTPPMISPNSSRPSTIR; translated from the coding sequence ATGACGTCCACGCAGAGCGCGGGATCTTCGTTGCGGGTCCTCGTCGTGACCGAGTCGTACCCGCCGCAGGTCAACGGGGTCGCGCACACCGCGTCGCGGGCCGCGGAGCACCTTGCGCGCCGCGGGCATTCGCCGCTGGTGGTGGCGCCGACCGCGCCGATCGCGCTGCGGACGGTCACGGTGGCCGACAGCGGGGACTCGCCGGTGGTGCGGGCACCCGCACTGTCGTGGCCGGGTTACCCCGACGTGCGCATGGCGCTGCCGACCGGCGTGGTGGGCCGCGCCATCGCCGCGCACCGGCCCGATGTCGTGCACCTGTCGAGTCCGTTGCTACTCGGCGCGCACGCCGTGCGGGCGGCCCTGAAGCGGCGGGTGCCGATCGTGGCGGTGTACGAGACGGACGTCGCCGCCTACTGCCGGTCCTACGCGCCCCGGGTGCCGGGCGGCGCGAAGTACGTGTGGCGCCGGCTGCGCGGGATCCACGGGCCGGCCGACCGCACGATCGTCTCGTCCAGCGCGTCGAAGCTGGCGCTGGAGGAGCAGGGCATCCCGCGCATCCACCTGCTCCCCCACGGCGTCGACGCCGTGCGCTTCGACCCGCGGCACCGGGATCCGGAGCTGCACCGCCGGCTCGCGCCGAACGGCGAGGTCCTCGTCGGGTACGTCGGCCGCCTGGCGCCGGACAAGCACGTCGAGCTGCTGCGCGGCGTCTGCGGCCTGCCGGGGGTGCGGGTGGTCGTCGTCGGCGACGGCCCGAACGGCCCCCGGCTCAGGGCGGCGCTGCCCGACGCGACGTTCCTGGGCATGCGCGTCGGCGACGAGCTCGCACGCATCTACGCGTCACTCGACGTCTTCGCGCACACCGGGCCCTTCGAGACCTTCGGCCTCACCGTCCAGGAGGCGATGGCCAGCGGTCTTCCGGTGGTCGCGCCCGCGGCCGGCGGCCCGCTCGACCTCGTCGAGCACGGGCGAACAGGTTTCCTCGTGCCCCCGCTCGACGAGACCGCGCTGCGCGACGCCGTCCGCCACCTCGTCGAGTCGCCCGCGCAACGCGCCGCCTTCGGCGCTGCCGCGCGGGCCTTCGCGCTCCGCCACACCTGGGAAGCCGCCGGCGACTGCCTGATCAGCCACTACCGCCAGGTCCTCGACGAACGCGCTCAGCTCGCCACAGGTCCGGCGTTCGGGTCGAGCACTCCGCCGATGATCAGCCCGAACAGCAGCAGGCCGAGCACGATCCGGTAG
- a CDS encoding undecaprenyl-diphosphate phosphatase produces MGWFEALVLGLVQGLTEFLPISSSAHLRIVAALVGWDDPGAAFTAVTQIGTELAVILYFGKKIGRILQAWFFSLYRRSWRQDPDARLGWLIIVGSIPIVVLGLLLQDQIDEAFRDLRITASTLIVFGVILLIADRVGSQRRSLDHLTVPHGLGFGFAQALALIPGVSRSGGTTSAGLLMGYTRADAAEYSFLLALPAVFGSGLYKLTDIGKNGETAQWGPTILATLVAFGVGYVVIAWLMSYIKRKSFVPFVIYRIVLGLLLFGLIIGGVLDPNAGPVAS; encoded by the coding sequence ATGGGGTGGTTCGAAGCACTGGTGCTGGGGCTGGTGCAGGGGCTCACGGAGTTCCTGCCCATCTCCTCCAGCGCGCACCTGCGGATCGTGGCCGCGCTCGTCGGCTGGGACGACCCGGGCGCGGCGTTCACGGCCGTGACGCAGATCGGCACCGAGCTCGCGGTGATCCTGTACTTCGGGAAGAAGATCGGCCGCATCCTGCAGGCCTGGTTCTTCTCGCTCTACCGCCGCAGCTGGCGCCAGGACCCCGACGCGCGGCTCGGCTGGCTGATCATCGTCGGCTCGATCCCCATCGTCGTGCTCGGCCTCCTGCTGCAGGACCAGATCGACGAGGCCTTCCGCGACCTGCGGATCACCGCGTCGACGCTGATCGTGTTCGGCGTGATCCTGCTCATCGCCGACCGCGTGGGCTCGCAGCGGCGCTCGCTCGACCACCTCACCGTGCCGCACGGCCTCGGCTTCGGCTTCGCGCAAGCCCTGGCCCTGATCCCGGGCGTCTCGCGCTCCGGCGGCACTACCAGCGCCGGCCTGCTCATGGGCTACACCCGCGCCGACGCCGCGGAGTACTCGTTCCTGCTGGCGCTGCCGGCCGTGTTCGGCTCGGGCCTGTACAAGCTCACCGACATCGGCAAGAACGGCGAGACCGCCCAGTGGGGGCCCACGATCCTGGCCACGCTGGTGGCCTTCGGCGTCGGGTACGTGGTGATCGCGTGGCTGATGTCCTACATCAAGCGCAAGAGCTTCGTGCCGTTCGTGATCTACCGGATCGTGCTCGGCCTGCTGCTGTTCGGGCTGATCATCGGCGGAGTGCTCGACCCGAACGCCGGACCTGTGGCGAGCTGA
- a CDS encoding LLM class F420-dependent oxidoreductase yields the protein MRMGLNLGYWGTGDNSANLALAGKADELGYSVVWAAEAYGSDAVTMLTWIAARTARIDVGSAVLQIPARTPAMTGMTAATLDTLSGGRFRLGLGVSGPQVSEGWHGVRFADPVGRTREYVEIVRAVQSRRRVRFSGEHFELPLPDGPGLALGLTFRPERKQVPVYLAAIGPKNLELTGEMADGWLPVFFSPEHAGEQLSHIRAGAEAAGRSLDGFDIAPSVPLVVGDDWRECADAVRAHAALYVGGMGSRKQNFYNRLAVRMGFEAEAAEVQERYLARDYEGAQAAVPLEFLDATSLLGPRERIAERMAEFAKAGVTTLSVTPYGESAGFEAALRTAVEAIELAGVA from the coding sequence GTGCGAATGGGACTCAACCTCGGTTACTGGGGCACCGGGGACAACTCCGCGAACCTGGCCCTGGCCGGGAAAGCGGACGAACTCGGGTACTCGGTGGTGTGGGCGGCCGAGGCCTACGGCTCCGACGCCGTGACGATGCTCACCTGGATCGCCGCGCGGACTGCGCGGATCGACGTCGGCAGTGCCGTGCTGCAGATCCCGGCGCGGACGCCGGCGATGACGGGCATGACCGCCGCCACGCTCGACACGCTCTCGGGAGGGCGCTTCCGGCTCGGCCTGGGTGTCTCGGGCCCGCAGGTGTCGGAGGGCTGGCACGGCGTGCGGTTCGCCGACCCGGTGGGCCGCACCCGCGAGTACGTCGAGATCGTCCGGGCCGTGCAGTCGCGGCGCCGCGTGCGGTTCAGCGGCGAGCACTTCGAGCTGCCGCTGCCCGACGGGCCCGGGCTCGCGCTGGGCCTGACCTTCCGGCCCGAGCGCAAGCAGGTGCCGGTGTACCTCGCCGCGATCGGGCCGAAGAACCTCGAGCTCACCGGTGAGATGGCCGACGGCTGGCTGCCGGTGTTCTTCTCGCCCGAGCACGCCGGCGAGCAGCTGTCGCACATCCGCGCCGGCGCCGAAGCGGCCGGGCGTTCACTCGACGGGTTCGACATCGCCCCGTCGGTGCCGCTCGTGGTCGGCGACGACTGGCGCGAGTGCGCCGACGCCGTGCGCGCCCACGCCGCCCTCTACGTGGGCGGGATGGGCAGCCGGAAGCAGAACTTCTACAACCGCCTCGCCGTGCGGATGGGGTTCGAGGCGGAGGCGGCCGAGGTTCAGGAGCGCTACCTCGCCCGCGACTACGAGGGGGCTCAGGCGGCCGTGCCGCTGGAGTTCCTCGACGCGACGTCGCTGCTCGGCCCGCGGGAGCGGATCGCCGAGCGCATGGCGGAGTTCGCGAAGGCGGGCGTGACTACGTTGTCCGTGACTCCGTACGGGGAGTCTGCGGGATTCGAGGCGGCCCTGCGGACCGCCGTGGAAGCGATCGAGCTGGCGGGAGTGGCCTGA
- a CDS encoding aldo/keto reductase has translation MEKRQLGRSGLRVSRLALGTMTWGGDTDAEEAASQLVAFVDAGGTLVDTADIYAEGEAERVLGSLLGDLVPRDDVVVATKAVARRTEGPFGGGASRGALLSALDGSLRRLGTDHLDLWQLHAWDAGVPIEETLSALEYAVTSGKVRYVGVSNYAGWQLATAASHASAVAPIVSCQYEYSLLERGVDREAAPAALHHGVGLLPWAPLGRGVLTGKYRTGTPADSRGASSEFAGYVEHHRTDRAARIVQAVATAADGLGTSPLVVALAWVRDRPGVVAPVVGARDTGQLTGSLAAEELTLPPAIRSALDDVSCVEVGYPERGPK, from the coding sequence GTGGAAAAGCGACAGCTCGGCCGGTCGGGACTGCGGGTCTCGCGCCTGGCGCTCGGCACGATGACGTGGGGCGGCGACACCGACGCCGAGGAGGCGGCCAGCCAGCTCGTCGCGTTCGTCGACGCCGGCGGCACCCTCGTGGACACCGCGGACATCTACGCCGAGGGCGAGGCCGAACGAGTGCTCGGGAGCCTGCTGGGCGACCTCGTGCCCCGCGACGACGTGGTGGTGGCCACGAAGGCCGTCGCGCGGCGCACCGAAGGCCCCTTCGGCGGTGGGGCTTCCCGGGGCGCGCTGCTGAGCGCGCTCGACGGCTCGCTGCGCCGGCTCGGCACCGACCACCTCGACCTGTGGCAGCTGCACGCGTGGGACGCGGGTGTGCCGATCGAGGAGACCCTCTCGGCCCTGGAGTACGCGGTGACCAGCGGGAAGGTCCGCTACGTCGGCGTCTCCAACTACGCGGGCTGGCAGCTCGCCACGGCTGCCTCGCACGCGAGCGCGGTGGCGCCGATCGTGTCCTGCCAGTACGAATACTCGCTGCTGGAGCGCGGGGTCGACCGCGAAGCCGCGCCGGCCGCGCTGCACCACGGCGTCGGGCTGCTGCCCTGGGCGCCGCTGGGCCGCGGCGTGCTGACCGGTAAGTACCGCACCGGCACGCCGGCCGACTCGCGTGGCGCGTCCAGCGAGTTCGCCGGGTACGTGGAGCACCACCGCACGGACCGCGCGGCGCGGATCGTGCAGGCCGTGGCCACGGCCGCCGACGGGCTCGGCACCTCGCCGCTGGTCGTCGCGCTGGCCTGGGTGCGCGACCGGCCGGGGGTGGTGGCGCCGGTCGTCGGCGCCCGCGACACCGGCCAGCTGACGGGTTCGCTGGCGGCGGAGGAGCTCACGCTCCCGCCCGCGATCCGCAGCGCGCTCGACGACGTGAGCTGCGTTGAGGTGGGCTACCCCGAGCGGGGACCGAAATGA
- a CDS encoding YncE family protein — translation MRRLTAASRIAIPLVGALALSACSASGQDNTDSLQVVANPVAVKPAVSPAVTTKPSGQVLATPAVSAMATDEKTRTLAVAVTQPPSILVYDLDSLSTPRATVPLPAPAESLTTSGGQAIASIPTKGELAKIALPGGQLTTQPVAGQPTAGVADGPDTIVAVRDRKAVEVLAHGAVTKTITGQLYSADDVVDTGQGVVVLDRLRTAVFSVDVNAGTMGEGLRAGDGAANATSDSYGRVLVTDARAGALLAFSVGPLILRQRYPVPGGIYGIAYDHQRNLAWVTLTGQNQVVGFDVRGGEPTEKYRFPTVRQPNSVSVDDRSGRVLVGSAAGEGTQVIQP, via the coding sequence GTGCGTCGGCTCACCGCCGCGTCGCGGATCGCGATTCCGCTGGTCGGTGCCCTCGCGCTCTCGGCCTGCTCGGCGTCGGGCCAGGACAACACCGACTCCCTGCAGGTGGTGGCGAACCCGGTGGCCGTGAAGCCGGCGGTCTCCCCCGCCGTCACGACCAAGCCCTCCGGCCAGGTGCTCGCGACGCCCGCCGTGTCGGCGATGGCGACCGACGAGAAGACCCGCACCCTGGCGGTCGCGGTCACGCAGCCGCCGTCGATTCTCGTCTACGACCTCGACTCGCTGAGCACCCCCCGGGCCACCGTCCCCCTGCCCGCGCCGGCCGAATCGCTGACGACCTCCGGCGGCCAGGCGATCGCGAGCATCCCGACCAAGGGCGAGCTCGCCAAGATCGCGCTGCCCGGCGGGCAGCTGACCACGCAACCGGTGGCGGGACAGCCGACCGCCGGTGTGGCCGACGGGCCCGACACGATCGTGGCCGTGCGCGACCGAAAGGCCGTGGAGGTCCTGGCCCACGGCGCGGTCACCAAGACCATCACCGGCCAGCTCTACAGTGCCGACGACGTCGTGGACACCGGGCAGGGCGTGGTCGTGCTCGACCGCCTGCGCACCGCGGTGTTCAGCGTCGACGTGAACGCGGGGACGATGGGCGAGGGCCTGCGCGCCGGCGACGGCGCCGCCAACGCCACCAGCGACTCCTACGGGCGCGTGCTGGTCACCGACGCCCGCGCGGGCGCGCTGCTCGCGTTTTCCGTCGGCCCGCTGATCCTGCGGCAGCGCTACCCGGTGCCGGGCGGGATCTACGGCATCGCCTACGACCACCAGCGCAACCTGGCCTGGGTCACCCTGACCGGGCAGAACCAAGTGGTGGGCTTTGACGTCCGTGGCGGCGAGCCCACCGAGAAGTACCGATTCCCGACCGTGCGCCAGCCGAACTCGGTGAGCGTCGACGACCGGAGCGGCCGAGTGCTCGTCGGCTCGGCCGCAGGAGAAGGGACCCAGGTGATCCAGCCATGA
- a CDS encoding DUF5703 family protein has product MTTVDEAVVEGDWEYRRLRLPPGVSRRAAAIQLSIHAEFAGWELRTVRLYADGTRRVWLRRKRTAADRLPGLAT; this is encoded by the coding sequence ATGACGACGGTCGACGAGGCGGTGGTCGAAGGGGATTGGGAGTACCGCCGCCTGCGCCTGCCCCCGGGTGTGTCCCGGCGCGCGGCGGCGATCCAGCTCTCGATCCACGCCGAGTTCGCCGGCTGGGAGCTGCGCACAGTGCGGCTCTACGCCGACGGCACCCGGCGGGTCTGGTTGCGGCGCAAGCGCACCGCCGCCGACCGCCTGCCCGGGCTCGCCACGTAA